The Pygocentrus nattereri isolate fPygNat1 chromosome 4, fPygNat1.pri, whole genome shotgun sequence genome includes a window with the following:
- the LOC108414714 gene encoding E3 ubiquitin/ISG15 ligase TRIM25-like isoform X1, with the protein MAEDSSISVDHLQFSCSICLDLLKDPVTTPCGHSFCMVCINDFWDHATQSGVYSCPQCREAFMPRPVLRRNNVMAEVVDKLKRKDLKSPSPVQYSSESGDVECDICSESKGKAIKSCLVCLASFCETHLKPHYDSPAFKKHRLVQACRQLQEKVCSRHDKLIEIYCRTDQKLICSLCMLAGHKGHDTASLAEERTEKQSQMRHMQRKFQQRIQEKEKKVQDLKQAMYNLKRSAQAAVEESERIFTELFLSIEQKCAEVKGLIRAQEKTKQDQAEGLLEQLEQEIADLKRKHSDLEQLSDTEDHIHFLQSFQSLSSASKAKDSATVTISQHVSFEGVRKSLSEFKDRLHEFCKEEFDKVNPYVDNVQMFLPFEPKTREEFLQYFCHLTLDPNTANEALWLSENNRKVTRSGRITPYPNHPERFEAYGQVLCKESVTGRCYWEVEWSRGGWVYISVSYKGISRKGQGNECWFGHNNQSWSLECSSTLSFWHNNIQTKIPGPSSSRVGVYVDHSAGTLSLYSVSDTMTLLHRVHTTFTQPLCPGFWVNVLATAKLCYSIE; encoded by the exons ATGGCAGAGGACAGCAGCATTTCAGTAGATCATCTTCAGTTCAGCTGTTCCATCTGCCTAGATCTACTGAAGGATCCGGTGACCACGCCCTGTGGACACAGTTTTTGTATGGTGTGTATTAATGACTTTTGGGACCATGCTACTCAGAGCGGAGTCTACAGCTGCCCTCAGTGCAGAGAGGCTTTCATGCCAAGACCTGTCCTGCGGAGGAACAATGTCATGGCTGAAGTGGTGGACAAGCTCAAGAGAAAAGACTTGAAAAGTCCATCTCCTGTTCAGTACAGCTCAGAGTCAGGAGACGTAGAGTGCGACATCTGCTCTGAAAGTAAAGGCAAAGCCATCAAGTCCTGTCTGGTGTGTCTGGCTTCTTTTTGTGAGACGCATCTCAAACCTCACTATGATTCACCAGCCTTTAAGAAGCACAGGCTAGTCCAGGCCTGCAGACAACTACAGGAAAAAGTCTGCTCTCGCCACGACAAGCTGATAGAGATCTACTGTCGTACAGACCAAAAATTAATTTGCTCTTTGTGTATGTTAGCTGGACATAAAGGCCATGACACAGCATCCCTTGCAGAAGAAAGAACTGAAAAACAG AGCCAGATGAGGCACATGCAGAGGAAATTTCAGCAGCGAAtccaagagaaagagaaaaaagtgcaGGACCTCAAACAGGCTATGTATAACCTAAAG CGTTCTGCACAAGCAGCGgtggaggagagtgagagaatctTCACTGAGCTCTTCCTCTCTATTGAGCAAAAGTGTGCTGAGGTGAAGGGGCTGATCAGAGCTCAGGAGAAAACCAAGCAGGATCAAGCTGAAGGCCTGCTGGAGCAGTTGGAGCAGGAGATTGCTGACCTTAAGAGGAAACACTCTGATCTCGAGCAACTTTCAGACACTGAGGATCACATCCATTTCCTCCAG AGCTTCCAGTCTCTCTCCTCTGCTTCCAAAGCTAAGGACTCTGCAACGGTGACTATTAGTCAACATGTCTCATTTGAAGGAGTGAGGAAGTCTCTCTCAGAGTTTAAAGACAGATTACATGAATTCTGCAAGGAGGAATTTGACAAAGTCAATCCATACG TAGATAACGTCCAGATGTTTTTACCCTTTGAGCCAAAGACCAGAGAGGAATTTCTACAGT atttttgtCATCTTACCCTGGACCCCAATACAGCTAATGAAGCACTGTGGCTGTCTGAGAACAACAGGAAGGTGACTCGCAGCGGTAGAATAACACCGTACCCAAATCATCCGGAGAGATTCGAAGCATACGGACAGGTTCTGTGTAAGGAGAGTGTGActggacgctgttactgggaggtGGAATGGAGCAGGGGCGGGTGGGTGTACATATCAGTCTCATATAAAGGGATCAGTAGGAAGGGACAAGGAAATGAATGCTGGTTTGGACACAACAATCAGTCGTGGAGTCTGGAATGCAGTTCCACTCTGTCCTTCTGGCACAACAACATTCAGACCAAGATCCCAGGCCCATCGTCCTCCAGAGTAGGAGTGTATGTAGACCACAGTGCAGgaactctgtctctctacagTGTCTCTGACACCATGACTCTACTACACAGAGTCCATACCACATTCACTCAGCCCCTGTGTCCTGGGTTTTGGGTCAATGTACTTGCAACTGCTAAGCTTTGTTACTCTATAGAATGA
- the LOC108414714 gene encoding E3 ubiquitin/ISG15 ligase TRIM25-like isoform X2: MAEDSSISVDHLQFSCSICLDLLKDPVTTPCGHSFCMVCINDFWDHATQSGVYSCPQCREAFMPRPVLRRNNVMAEVVDKLKRKDLKSPSPVQYSSESGDVECDICSESKGKAIKSCLVCLASFCETHLKPHYDSPAFKKHRLVQACRQLQEKVCSRHDKLIEIYCRTDQKLICSLCMLAGHKGHDTASLAEERTEKQSQMRHMQRKFQQRIQEKEKKVQDLKQAMYNLKRSAQAAVEESERIFTELFLSIEQKCAEVKGLIRAQEKTKQDQAEGLLEQLEQEIADLKRKHSDLEQLSDTEDHIHFLQSFQSLSSASKAKDSATVTISQHVSFEGVRKSLSEFKDRLHEFCKEEFDKVNPYDNVQMFLPFEPKTREEFLQYFCHLTLDPNTANEALWLSENNRKVTRSGRITPYPNHPERFEAYGQVLCKESVTGRCYWEVEWSRGGWVYISVSYKGISRKGQGNECWFGHNNQSWSLECSSTLSFWHNNIQTKIPGPSSSRVGVYVDHSAGTLSLYSVSDTMTLLHRVHTTFTQPLCPGFWVNVLATAKLCYSIE; this comes from the exons ATGGCAGAGGACAGCAGCATTTCAGTAGATCATCTTCAGTTCAGCTGTTCCATCTGCCTAGATCTACTGAAGGATCCGGTGACCACGCCCTGTGGACACAGTTTTTGTATGGTGTGTATTAATGACTTTTGGGACCATGCTACTCAGAGCGGAGTCTACAGCTGCCCTCAGTGCAGAGAGGCTTTCATGCCAAGACCTGTCCTGCGGAGGAACAATGTCATGGCTGAAGTGGTGGACAAGCTCAAGAGAAAAGACTTGAAAAGTCCATCTCCTGTTCAGTACAGCTCAGAGTCAGGAGACGTAGAGTGCGACATCTGCTCTGAAAGTAAAGGCAAAGCCATCAAGTCCTGTCTGGTGTGTCTGGCTTCTTTTTGTGAGACGCATCTCAAACCTCACTATGATTCACCAGCCTTTAAGAAGCACAGGCTAGTCCAGGCCTGCAGACAACTACAGGAAAAAGTCTGCTCTCGCCACGACAAGCTGATAGAGATCTACTGTCGTACAGACCAAAAATTAATTTGCTCTTTGTGTATGTTAGCTGGACATAAAGGCCATGACACAGCATCCCTTGCAGAAGAAAGAACTGAAAAACAG AGCCAGATGAGGCACATGCAGAGGAAATTTCAGCAGCGAAtccaagagaaagagaaaaaagtgcaGGACCTCAAACAGGCTATGTATAACCTAAAG CGTTCTGCACAAGCAGCGgtggaggagagtgagagaatctTCACTGAGCTCTTCCTCTCTATTGAGCAAAAGTGTGCTGAGGTGAAGGGGCTGATCAGAGCTCAGGAGAAAACCAAGCAGGATCAAGCTGAAGGCCTGCTGGAGCAGTTGGAGCAGGAGATTGCTGACCTTAAGAGGAAACACTCTGATCTCGAGCAACTTTCAGACACTGAGGATCACATCCATTTCCTCCAG AGCTTCCAGTCTCTCTCCTCTGCTTCCAAAGCTAAGGACTCTGCAACGGTGACTATTAGTCAACATGTCTCATTTGAAGGAGTGAGGAAGTCTCTCTCAGAGTTTAAAGACAGATTACATGAATTCTGCAAGGAGGAATTTGACAAAGTCAATCCATACG ATAACGTCCAGATGTTTTTACCCTTTGAGCCAAAGACCAGAGAGGAATTTCTACAGT atttttgtCATCTTACCCTGGACCCCAATACAGCTAATGAAGCACTGTGGCTGTCTGAGAACAACAGGAAGGTGACTCGCAGCGGTAGAATAACACCGTACCCAAATCATCCGGAGAGATTCGAAGCATACGGACAGGTTCTGTGTAAGGAGAGTGTGActggacgctgttactgggaggtGGAATGGAGCAGGGGCGGGTGGGTGTACATATCAGTCTCATATAAAGGGATCAGTAGGAAGGGACAAGGAAATGAATGCTGGTTTGGACACAACAATCAGTCGTGGAGTCTGGAATGCAGTTCCACTCTGTCCTTCTGGCACAACAACATTCAGACCAAGATCCCAGGCCCATCGTCCTCCAGAGTAGGAGTGTATGTAGACCACAGTGCAGgaactctgtctctctacagTGTCTCTGACACCATGACTCTACTACACAGAGTCCATACCACATTCACTCAGCCCCTGTGTCCTGGGTTTTGGGTCAATGTACTTGCAACTGCTAAGCTTTGTTACTCTATAGAATGA
- the LOC108415240 gene encoding tripartite motif-containing protein 16-like — translation MAEASISIDEEHFTCSICLQLLGDPVTTPCGHSFCMVCINDFWDGESVYSCPQCRETFTPRPMLRRNNILAEVVKTLQESRSQDSLSGCVDFSPSEAQDVECDSCVGEKKKAVKSCLTCLASYCDTHLQPHYESAAFRKHKLVSAFRNLQEKTCGQHDKLLEVFCRTDKKVICSLCLLDKHKGHNTVSIQEEWMEKKKQFEDLERKYQNRLEKRETILLELKELMESFKSSAQAAVEDSERIFTELILSVEKKRSEATELIRAHEKAELDNAMGFVEQLEQEIAELNRKRTDLQQLSVTKDYIQLVQRSQILCADLEEANDALNIALNQQPAFENFKTSVLQLKKQLETFFTEEWKKISENVNNQIISEPEAETREDFLKYARELTLDPNTVNCNLLLLECNTKVICENERHFYHEHPERFAYWHQVLCKQSVSLRSYWEAEVGGANGVSIAVTSKAIRRKGSEVESRFGHNSESCRLVCYPMKYSFWHNDKQIEIPGPTYKRIGVYLDEKAGTLSFYGVSSEMALIHKAAVKFTQPLYAGFGIGSGSYAKICIYSTSGATGKTSKKK, via the exons ATGGCAGAAGCCAGTATTTCAATAGATGAGGAACATTTCACCTGCTCCATCTGTCTGCAGCTGCTGGGGGATCCGGTGACCACTCCGTGCGGACACAGCTTCTGTATGGTGTGTATCAATGACTTCTGGGACGGTGAAAGTGTTTACAGCTGCCCTCAGTGCAGAGAGACGTTCACCCCAAGACCCATGCTGCGGAGGAACAACATCCTGGCTGAGGTGGTGAAGACGCTGCAGGAGAGCAGATCTCAGGACTCTCTCTCAGGCTGCGTGGACTTCTCTCCGTCTGAAGCCCAGGACGTGGAGTGCGACTCCTGCGTGGGTGAGAAAAAGAAGGCCGTGAAGTCTTGTCTAACCTGCCTGGCCTCGTACTGTGACACTCACCTTCAGCCCCACTATGAATCTGCTGCATTCAGGAAACACAAGCTTGTGTCAGCCTTCAGAAACCTGCAGGAGAAGACCTGCGGGCAGCACGACAAGCTGCTGGAGGTTTTCTGTCGCACTGATAAGAAAGTCATTTGCTCTCTGTGTTTGCTGGACAAGCATAAAGGCCATAACACAGTCTCTATACAGGAGGAATGGATGGAGAAAAAG AAGCAGTTTGAAGATTTAGAGAGGAAATACCAGAACAGActtgaaaagagagagacaatcCTGCTAGAGCTGAAGGAACTGATGGAGTCATTTAAG AGCTCTGCACAGGCAGCAGtagaggacagtgagaggatcTTCACTGAGCTCATCCTGTCCGTGGAGAAAAAGCGATCTGAGGCAACGGAGCTGATCAGAGCTCATGAAAAAGCTGAATTGGATAACGCCATGGGATTTGTGGAGCagctggagcaggagattgCAGAACTTAACAGAAAACGAACTGATCTTCAGCAGCTTTCAGTCACAAAGGATTACATCCAATTAGTACAG AGATCTCAGATTCTCTGTGCTGACCTGGAAGAAGCCAATGATGCTTTAAATATAGCGCTTAATCAACAGCCAGCATTTGAGAATTTCAAGACATCTGTATTGCAGCTGAAGAAGCAACTGGAAACCTTCTTCACAGAAGAATGGAAGAAAATTTCTGAAAATG TGAACAACCAGATCATTTCAGAACCTGAGGCAGAAACCAGAGAGGATTTCCTCAAAT ATGCCCGTGAGCTGACTCTGGATCCCAACACAGTAAACTGTAATCTCCTGCTGTTGGAGTGTAACACGAAGGTGATTTGTGAAAATGAGCGTCATTTCTACCATGAACACCCTGAGAGGTTCGCCTATTGGCATCAGGTGCTCTGTAAGCAGAGCGTGTCTCTGCGCAGTTACTGGGAGGCTGAGGTAGGCGGAGCAAATGGAGTTTCCATTGCAGTGACTTCTAAAGCAATCAGAAGAAAGGGGTCTGAAGTGGAGAGCAGGTTTGGGCATAATAGCGAGTCCTGCAGATTAGTCTGCTATCCAATGAAATACAGCTTCTGGCACAATGATAAACAGATTGAAATCCCAGGCCCGACATACAAAAGAATTGGTGTCTATCTTGATGAAAAGGCAGGAACTTTATCCTTCTATGGTGTTTCCAGTGAAATGGCCCTCATTCATAAAGCCGCAGTCAAGTTCACTCAGCCCCTGTATGCTGGGTTTGGCATAGGTTCTGGATCATATGCAAAGATTTGCATTTATAGCACAAGTGGTGCCACTGGTAAGACTTCAAAGAAGAAATGA